Proteins encoded together in one Coffea arabica cultivar ET-39 chromosome 2c, Coffea Arabica ET-39 HiFi, whole genome shotgun sequence window:
- the LOC140035316 gene encoding enoyl-CoA delta isomerase 2, peroxisomal-like, giving the protein MFGSSVFLELKDLPLSILLTVMLPKLFRQAKRHYHYLKGQYGSGICLQQHETNKSFLLTLNQASYGNVLNPELIQTIRECLDVVKSEATKESVLITTGEGEVFCKGFDDRYAREQAKGSNESYKRHYEMMIDDFKHVVSDLISLPMPTIAAINGYTQEAGVMLGLSHDYLTMKKGTRCLQLSLSAKQMALPAYFAALIRSKVAYPLAYRNFVLCDSHYDTKAAAKIHILETKPEPGDNALEVAEEKANHLAGEQQKLDKWNGEVYAELRKALYPELCKELGLTCSTILPDLNS; this is encoded by the exons ATGTTCGGAAGCAGCGTATTTCTGGAACTAAAAGACCTACCATTGTCTATTCTGTTAACAGTCATGCTACCAAAATTGTTCAGACAAGCAAAACGCCATTACCACTACCTGAAAGGGCAGTACGGCTCTGGCATATGCTTGCAGCAACATGAAACTAACAAATCTTTCCTACTCACTTTGAACCAAGCCAGCTATGGCAATGTTTTAAACCCGGAACTCATTCAGACTATCCGGGAATGTCTTGATGTGGTTAAGTCCGAGGCCACCAAGGAATCTGTCCTCATCACCACTGGTGAGGGTGAAGTATTCTGCAAAGGATTTGATGACAG ATATGCCAGGGAGCAAGCAAAAGGGTCAAATGAAAGTTACAAACGCCACTACGAAATGATGATTGACGACTTCAAGCATGTAGTATCAGATCTCATCTCCCTTCCCATGCCCACAATTGCGGCCATCAATGGCTACACGCAAGAAGCAGGGGTGATGCTCGGTCTCAGCCATGACTATCTCACCATGAAGAAAGGTACCCGTTGCCTACAACTAAGTTTGTCGGCCAAACAGATGGCTTTACCAGCCTACTTCGCGGCTCTGATTAGGTCAAAGGTTGCCTACCCTCTGGCTTACCGTAACTTTGTCTTGTGCGACTCACACTACGATACAAAAGCAGCAGCAAAAATCCATATTTTAGAGACGAAGCCTGAGCCTGGAGACAATGCGCTGGAAGTTGCAGAGGAAAAAGCAAACCATCTGGCTGGTGAACAGCAGAAGTTAGATAAGTGGAACGGGGAGGTCTATGCTGAGTTAAGGAAGGCTTTGTATCCGGAGCTGTGCAAGGAATTGGGATTAACCTGTTCCACAATACTCCCTGATTTGAATTCTTGA